The Deinococcus sonorensis KR-87 genome includes a window with the following:
- a CDS encoding HD-GYP domain-containing protein: MRPPHRSRLLMLGTLLLPVTLALLALLLPGLNPEVELFGLHAGLVGTVAVLAVVLSLLIGQVGARQRNVQVTLLSLAFASLTLVYGVHGLAAPELGMDGMSDMAMASSYDNPMMPVAAQLGALLTATWLWLSSLASDTPALRRLARLRGSLSVLWLLVLTALMALLFVPGMAHRLVPDGVWSSTLLVLTTLLCGVAGRQYWQSWRYSRFPVQLAIVYASGWLGGAQLIIALAPAWTVAWWLYHVMLVGVTAAVVVGLLSQQRGPQLPLGTVVRGLWNNDPDDLLAAGLSVSVQQLVLATERHDPYTAGHSYRVALQALRLARVVGCGPEALRAITQGGVLHDLGKLNVAYEVLNSPARLTPEQWAQIQQHPLYGYERCRQLGYLPEELGIIRSHHERWDGTGYPDRLAGDAIPLLARILSVADVYDALTSQRAYRQPWSHQQANQHLQEEAGRMFDPALVDLWLQLPPLDLGTTSLPDWALPTSTPGPFQVAPI; encoded by the coding sequence ATGCGCCCCCCGCACCGCTCCCGCCTGCTGATGCTCGGCACCCTGTTGCTGCCGGTCACGCTCGCCCTGCTGGCGCTGCTGCTGCCTGGGCTCAATCCGGAAGTGGAGCTGTTCGGCCTGCACGCCGGGCTGGTGGGCACGGTGGCGGTGCTGGCGGTGGTGCTCTCGCTGCTGATCGGTCAGGTCGGCGCCCGGCAGCGCAACGTGCAGGTAACACTGCTGTCGCTGGCGTTCGCCTCCCTGACGCTGGTGTACGGCGTTCACGGCCTGGCGGCTCCGGAGCTGGGCATGGACGGCATGTCGGACATGGCCATGGCCTCCAGCTACGACAATCCCATGATGCCGGTCGCCGCCCAGCTGGGCGCGCTGCTCACCGCCACGTGGCTGTGGCTGTCCTCGCTGGCGAGCGACACCCCGGCGTTGCGGCGGCTGGCCCGGCTGCGCGGCTCCCTCAGCGTGCTGTGGCTGCTGGTGCTGACAGCGCTGATGGCCCTGCTGTTCGTGCCGGGCATGGCGCACCGGCTGGTGCCGGACGGCGTCTGGTCCAGCACACTGCTGGTCCTGACCACGCTGCTGTGCGGGGTGGCGGGCCGGCAGTACTGGCAGTCGTGGCGCTACTCCAGGTTTCCGGTTCAGCTGGCCATCGTGTACGCGTCCGGCTGGCTGGGCGGCGCCCAGCTGATCATCGCGCTGGCCCCGGCCTGGACGGTCGCGTGGTGGCTCTACCACGTGATGCTGGTGGGGGTGACCGCCGCCGTGGTGGTGGGACTGCTGAGCCAGCAGCGCGGACCGCAGCTGCCGCTGGGCACGGTGGTGCGCGGTCTGTGGAACAACGATCCGGACGACCTGCTGGCGGCGGGGCTCTCGGTCAGCGTGCAGCAGCTGGTGCTGGCCACCGAGCGGCATGATCCGTACACCGCCGGACACAGCTACCGGGTGGCCCTCCAGGCGCTGCGGCTGGCGCGGGTGGTGGGCTGCGGGCCGGAGGCGCTGCGGGCCATCACCCAGGGCGGCGTCCTGCACGACCTGGGCAAGCTGAACGTGGCCTACGAGGTGCTCAACTCCCCGGCCCGTCTGACCCCGGAGCAGTGGGCCCAGATTCAGCAGCACCCACTGTACGGTTACGAGCGCTGCCGCCAGCTGGGGTATCTGCCGGAGGAGCTGGGCATCATCCGCTCGCACCACGAACGCTGGGACGGCACCGGCTACCCGGACCGGCTTGCGGGAGACGCCATCCCGCTGCTGGCCCGCATCCTGAGCGTTGCGGACGTGTATGACGCCCTCACCAGTCAGCGCGCCTATAGGCAGCCGTGGAGCCATCAGCAGGCCAACCAGCACCTCCAGGAGGAGGCCGGCCGCATGTTCGACCCGGCCCTCGTGGACCTGTGGCTGCAGCTCCCGCCGCTGGACCTCGGGACCACGTCGTTGCCCGACTGGGCCCTGCCGACCAGCACGCCCGGGCCGTTCCAGGTGGCGCCCATCTGA
- a CDS encoding Rho termination factor N-terminal domain-containing protein, giving the protein MPDAWSNKDERQYQHVKESEEARGASEDRAEEIAARTVNKHRREEGRTPNRRTQGTGNPNAALTDLSRDELYNRAKEAGIGGRSRMSKDALVQALQKQHA; this is encoded by the coding sequence ATGCCAGACGCCTGGAGCAACAAGGACGAACGCCAGTACCAGCACGTCAAGGAGAGCGAAGAGGCGCGCGGGGCCTCTGAGGACCGGGCCGAGGAGATCGCGGCGCGCACCGTCAACAAGCACCGCCGCGAGGAAGGCCGCACCCCCAACCGGCGCACCCAGGGCACCGGCAACCCCAATGCCGCCCTCACGGACCTGAGCCGCGACGAGCTGTACAACCGCGCCAAGGAAGCGGGCATTGGCGGACGCAGCCGCATGAGCAAGGACGCCCTGGTACAGGCCCTCCAGAAGCAGCACGCCTGA
- a CDS encoding acyl-CoA thioesterase: MTSDSSAPPTLPAPRSSARMLELVFPKDLNGHGTAFGGFVLSLMDKAASMAAIRHAKGSVVTARMEAVDFHLPIRRGDAVALEAEVIHTGRTSMRVKVDVYRETLATGEQQLATSGVFVFVHVDEEGRPARIGPQP; this comes from the coding sequence ATGACTTCTGATTCCTCTGCTCCCCCCACCCTGCCGGCGCCGCGCAGCTCCGCGCGCATGCTGGAACTGGTGTTCCCCAAGGACCTGAACGGCCACGGCACGGCCTTCGGGGGGTTTGTATTGTCCCTGATGGACAAGGCCGCCAGCATGGCCGCCATCCGGCACGCAAAAGGCAGCGTGGTGACCGCTCGCATGGAGGCGGTGGACTTTCACCTCCCGATCCGGCGCGGCGACGCGGTGGCGCTGGAAGCGGAGGTGATTCACACCGGGCGCACCAGCATGCGCGTCAAGGTGGACGTGTACCGCGAAACGCTCGCCACCGGCGAGCAACAGCTCGCCACCAGTGGCGTGTTCGTGTTCGTGCATGTGGACGAGGAGGGCCGCCCCGCCCGTATCGGTCCGCAGCCCTGA
- a CDS encoding histidine phosphatase family protein encodes MRLTLVRHGITTWNREGRWQGHTDTPLSPEGEAQARRLAVRLRHAHFDQVWSSDLQRAQQTAQLALPGRTPQLDPRLREVHFGQYDGHTYAENRVHPEFEQWQQDSWTQAPPGGESLRAVGERARAWAEQLTDGQEVVAFTHGGTVRALTSLLLAWPTAAQPGAALPFPLRLLHASITRLVREEGRWALETWNDIGHLERWAGAAD; translated from the coding sequence ATGCGCCTGACCCTGGTGCGGCACGGCATCACCACCTGGAACCGTGAGGGGCGCTGGCAGGGCCACACCGACACCCCACTTTCTCCGGAGGGCGAGGCCCAGGCGCGGCGGCTGGCTGTCCGTCTGCGGCACGCCCACTTCGATCAGGTGTGGAGCAGCGACCTGCAGCGCGCTCAGCAGACGGCCCAGCTCGCGCTGCCGGGCCGCACGCCCCAGCTGGATCCTCGCCTGCGCGAGGTGCATTTCGGTCAGTACGATGGCCACACCTACGCCGAGAACCGGGTGCACCCCGAGTTCGAGCAGTGGCAGCAGGACAGCTGGACCCAGGCACCACCCGGCGGGGAGAGCCTCCGCGCGGTGGGCGAGCGCGCCCGCGCCTGGGCCGAGCAGCTGACGGACGGGCAGGAGGTGGTGGCCTTCACGCACGGCGGCACGGTGCGGGCGCTCACCAGCCTGCTGCTGGCGTGGCCCACCGCAGCGCAGCCGGGCGCCGCGCTGCCGTTTCCGCTGCGGCTGCTGCACGCTTCCATCACCCGGCTGGTGCGTGAGGAGGGCCGCTGGGCGCTGGAGACCTGGAACGACATCGGCCACCTGGAACGCTGGGCCGGCGCGGCAGATTGA
- the hisJ gene encoding histidinol-phosphatase HisJ, whose amino-acid sequence MTLPQGLYDSHLHTPLCGHASGHPREYAQAALDAGLSGICFTDHIPMPRWYDAPWRMRRDQLDEYIQTVQEVQREFAGRLDVRLGLEADFHPGTEGYVAEVLEAHPWDYVIGSVHYLGAWGFDNPEFVDEYERRDLGTLYRHYYALIEGAARSGLFDAIGHLDLPKKFGHRDPQGAAALRALDTIALQGLSLDYNTAGLRKPVAEAYPAPDLLQAAAARQIPFVLGSDAHRPGEVGSAFVQALDTVLAAGGRVITYQQRTRQDNQA is encoded by the coding sequence ATGACGCTGCCGCAAGGACTCTACGACTCGCACCTGCACACCCCGCTGTGCGGCCACGCCAGCGGCCACCCGCGCGAGTACGCTCAGGCGGCCCTGGACGCGGGCCTGAGCGGCATCTGCTTCACTGACCACATCCCGATGCCGCGCTGGTACGACGCGCCCTGGCGGATGCGCCGCGATCAGCTGGACGAGTACATCCAGACGGTGCAGGAGGTGCAGCGGGAGTTTGCCGGTCGGCTGGACGTGCGGCTGGGCCTGGAGGCCGACTTTCACCCGGGCACCGAGGGCTACGTGGCGGAGGTGCTGGAGGCGCACCCCTGGGACTACGTGATCGGGTCGGTGCATTACCTGGGCGCCTGGGGGTTCGACAACCCCGAATTTGTGGACGAGTACGAGCGCCGCGACCTGGGCACCCTGTACCGTCACTACTACGCGCTGATCGAGGGGGCGGCCCGCAGCGGCCTTTTCGACGCCATCGGGCACCTGGACCTGCCCAAGAAGTTCGGGCACCGTGACCCGCAGGGTGCGGCGGCGCTTCGGGCGCTGGATACCATCGCGCTGCAGGGCCTGAGCCTGGACTACAACACGGCGGGCCTGCGCAAGCCGGTCGCCGAGGCGTACCCGGCCCCGGATCTGCTGCAGGCGGCGGCCGCGCGGCAGATTCCGTTCGTGCTGGGCAGCGACGCGCACCGCCCGGGTGAGGTGGGCAGCGCGTTCGTGCAGGCGCTGGACACCGTCCTGGCCGCCGGTGGACGCGTCATCACGTATCAGCAACGCACCAGGCAGGACAATCAGGCATGA
- a CDS encoding helix-hairpin-helix domain-containing protein, with protein sequence MTEPPLDIETGEVVQGLKALVSVLKRTADLLDVLNAEAFRANAFRGAARSLEGLNTPLPELRARSFRGIPKVGPAIATELSRYTETGVFEPLEEAASQIPPGVLSLFQVRGLGPKKIQALWHAGILSLETLREAAHDGRLAAIKGFGARSAATLLEAADFALESQSRQLLNTALALGVQAAGWLEGLTPRLSGELRRGLDTVGVLRLTVTGTAEQVLEQLQGHVEQLEPAEGKPLVTGRLEGLPLEVGYADAEARGALDLTFGGGSQYRHNARARADELGLHLSGRGLRRGEERLSTPQELDVLEALGWPAVPPEYREAEHLAYGLERLPATSELIQPRDILGMLHTHSTWSDGAVSIEGMAREALRLGHQYLGTADHSGAAYYANGLDAARLRAQLREVRELQGAGIPLVAGSEVDILEDGSLDYPDELLAELDYVVASVHSLFTLDSARQTERLVRAASHPLVTVLGHPTGRLLLRRPGYALDLEAVLEACAERGTVVEINASPYRLDLDWRVALRWRDRLKFAINTDAHSLGGLQDTRYGVMVARKAGLTPTQVVNTMTQGEFMTFVAQQRAAR encoded by the coding sequence ATGACCGAGCCGCCGCTGGACATCGAGACGGGCGAGGTGGTCCAGGGCCTCAAGGCGCTGGTGTCGGTGCTCAAGCGCACCGCCGACCTGCTGGACGTGCTGAACGCCGAAGCCTTCCGGGCCAATGCCTTCCGGGGCGCGGCCCGTAGCCTGGAGGGCCTGAACACTCCGCTTCCCGAGTTGCGGGCCCGCAGCTTCCGGGGCATTCCGAAGGTGGGACCGGCCATCGCCACCGAGCTGAGCCGCTACACCGAAACCGGCGTGTTCGAGCCGCTGGAGGAGGCCGCCAGCCAGATTCCGCCAGGCGTGCTGAGCCTGTTCCAGGTGCGCGGCCTGGGCCCCAAGAAGATCCAGGCGCTGTGGCATGCCGGCATCCTGTCGCTGGAAACGCTGCGCGAGGCGGCCCACGACGGCCGGCTGGCGGCCATCAAGGGCTTTGGGGCCAGGAGTGCCGCCACCCTGCTGGAAGCTGCCGATTTCGCGCTGGAGTCCCAGTCGCGGCAGCTGCTCAACACCGCCCTGGCGCTGGGGGTGCAGGCGGCCGGCTGGCTGGAGGGCCTGACGCCGCGCCTGAGCGGCGAGCTACGGCGCGGCTTGGACACGGTGGGCGTGCTGCGCCTGACCGTCACCGGCACGGCCGAGCAGGTGCTGGAGCAGCTGCAGGGCCATGTGGAGCAGCTGGAGCCGGCGGAAGGCAAGCCGCTGGTGACCGGACGGCTGGAAGGCCTCCCGCTGGAAGTGGGCTACGCCGACGCGGAAGCCCGTGGCGCGCTGGACCTGACCTTCGGTGGGGGCAGCCAGTACCGCCACAACGCCCGCGCCCGCGCGGACGAACTGGGGCTGCACCTGAGCGGGCGCGGCCTGCGCCGGGGCGAAGAGCGTCTCAGCACCCCGCAGGAACTCGACGTGCTGGAGGCGCTTGGCTGGCCGGCCGTGCCGCCAGAGTACCGGGAGGCCGAGCATCTGGCGTACGGCCTGGAGCGGCTGCCAGCCACCAGCGAGCTGATCCAGCCGCGCGACATTCTGGGCATGCTGCATACCCACAGCACCTGGTCGGACGGCGCGGTCAGCATCGAGGGCATGGCGCGTGAGGCGCTGCGGCTGGGCCACCAGTACCTGGGCACCGCCGACCACTCGGGGGCCGCCTACTACGCCAACGGCCTGGACGCGGCCCGGCTGCGCGCCCAGCTGCGCGAGGTGCGGGAACTGCAGGGCGCCGGCATTCCGCTGGTGGCCGGCAGCGAGGTGGACATCCTAGAGGACGGCTCGCTGGACTACCCGGACGAGCTGCTGGCGGAGCTGGACTACGTGGTGGCGAGCGTCCACAGCCTGTTCACCCTGGACAGCGCCCGCCAGACCGAGCGGCTGGTGCGGGCCGCCTCGCACCCGCTGGTCACAGTGCTGGGCCACCCCACCGGACGCCTGCTGCTGCGGCGGCCCGGCTACGCCCTGGATCTGGAGGCGGTGCTGGAGGCCTGCGCCGAACGCGGCACGGTGGTGGAGATCAATGCCAGCCCGTACCGGCTGGACCTGGACTGGCGGGTCGCGCTGCGCTGGCGCGACCGCCTGAAGTTCGCCATCAACACCGATGCCCACAGTCTGGGGGGGTTGCAGGACACCCGCTACGGCGTGATGGTGGCGCGCAAGGCTGGGCTGACGCCCACACAGGTCGTCAATACCATGACCCAGGGGGAATTTATGACGTTTGTTGCACAGCAGCGGGCGGCCCGGTGA
- a CDS encoding Crp/Fnr family transcriptional regulator, with product MNYPSLVWHLKRTELFADLELNELERVAASTPYRSYQPGEVVYRMDDPADALYFVRSGLIKISKLFPNGKEAILGVVGQHDTFGELLLQPEERRPTQAEALERTTLIVLPRNELQKLLNTKPDLAMKLIRLMAARLFEAQAWSAEVSAYSAPERVASLLYRLAREFGKPHAQGVELHLKLNQEDIARMVGATRETVSHSLGKLRQEGGIVRARTPIVVDMQALRDYLEKGS from the coding sequence ATGAATTATCCCAGTCTGGTGTGGCACCTCAAACGTACAGAGCTGTTCGCCGACCTGGAACTGAACGAGCTCGAACGGGTGGCCGCCTCGACGCCCTACCGCTCGTATCAGCCGGGCGAGGTGGTCTACCGCATGGATGACCCGGCCGACGCCCTGTATTTCGTGCGCAGCGGCCTGATCAAGATCAGCAAGCTGTTCCCGAACGGCAAGGAGGCGATCCTGGGCGTGGTGGGCCAGCACGACACCTTCGGGGAGCTGCTGCTGCAGCCGGAGGAGCGCCGGCCCACCCAGGCCGAGGCGCTGGAGCGCACCACCCTGATCGTGCTGCCCAGGAATGAGCTGCAGAAACTGCTGAACACCAAACCGGACCTGGCCATGAAACTGATCCGGCTGATGGCTGCGCGGCTGTTCGAGGCGCAGGCCTGGAGCGCCGAGGTGAGTGCCTACAGCGCGCCCGAGCGGGTGGCGAGCCTGCTCTACCGGCTGGCCCGCGAGTTCGGCAAGCCGCACGCGCAGGGCGTGGAACTGCACCTGAAACTCAACCAGGAAGACATCGCCCGGATGGTGGGCGCCACCCGTGAAACGGTGAGTCACAGCCTGGGCAAACTGCGGCAGGAAGGCGGCATCGTGCGGGCGCGCACCCCCATCGTGGTGGACATGCAGGCGCTGCGCGACTATCTGGAAAAGGGCAGCTGA
- a CDS encoding TerD family protein has protein sequence MAVSLSKGGNVSLSKEAPGLKRITLGLGWDPRQTDGKAFDLDAMVFLVNDQGKVRSDQDFVFFNNKQSADGSVVHGGDNLTGAGSGDDETVNIDLEKVPADVQRVIAAVVIYEGTERGQNFGMVDKAFIRVLNGEGGSEIARFDLSEDAGTVTAMIFGEVYRNGSEWKFKAIGQGYNEGFQALVRSYGVNA, from the coding sequence ATGGCCGTATCGCTGAGCAAGGGTGGAAACGTTTCGCTGAGCAAGGAAGCGCCGGGGCTGAAGCGCATCACGCTGGGCCTGGGCTGGGACCCGCGTCAGACCGACGGCAAGGCCTTCGACCTGGACGCGATGGTGTTCCTGGTCAACGACCAGGGCAAGGTCCGCAGCGACCAGGACTTCGTGTTCTTCAACAACAAGCAATCGGCGGACGGCTCGGTGGTGCACGGCGGCGACAACCTGACCGGGGCCGGCTCCGGCGACGACGAGACGGTCAACATCGACCTGGAGAAGGTGCCGGCCGACGTGCAGCGGGTGATCGCGGCCGTGGTGATCTACGAGGGCACCGAGCGCGGCCAGAACTTCGGCATGGTGGACAAGGCGTTCATCCGGGTGCTGAACGGCGAGGGCGGCAGCGAGATCGCCCGCTTCGACCTGTCAGAGGACGCCGGCACCGTAACGGCCATGATCTTCGGCGAGGTGTACCGCAACGGGAGCGAGTGGAAGTTCAAGGCCATCGGCCAGGGCTACAACGAGGGCTTCCAGGCACTGGTCCGCAGCTACGGCGTCAACGCCTGA
- a CDS encoding TerD family protein produces the protein MPEVIRGQRLKLADLTPALQLELAVQLQGPAPAYDVSVMGLDQAGKLSDDRYMVFYNQPRSPEGAVQLQGNAAGETRFAVDLSRLPGTVPRLMITASVEGSTFGQLGSGTLLLRSGGQELARFRVAGQDFGTERAVILGELYFRDGWRFSAVGQGFAGGLDALVKAYGGEVSAPAPRPQPPTPAPPPPPPSRVDVSRPAAATAPTSRVSLSKVTLEKQGQTASISLSKTGGVQPVRVNLNWERNTVAPRRGLLGLLGGGSAEADLDLGCMYRLKDGQAGVVQALGNRFGAQHAPPYIHLDKDDRSGSAQDGENLVVQRPDLIDQVLVFAYIYEGTSTFSSVQGRLNIQDVQGNEIFMRLNNPDPRHTFCAIALFRNVGGRIEVSKEERYFQGHPDCDRHYGFGFQWTAGRKS, from the coding sequence ATGCCTGAAGTGATTCGTGGACAGCGCCTGAAACTTGCGGACCTGACCCCGGCCCTGCAGCTGGAACTGGCGGTGCAGTTGCAGGGCCCCGCCCCGGCCTATGACGTGAGCGTCATGGGGCTGGATCAGGCCGGCAAACTCTCCGACGACCGCTACATGGTGTTCTATAACCAGCCGCGCAGCCCGGAAGGCGCGGTGCAGCTGCAGGGCAACGCCGCCGGGGAAACTCGCTTTGCGGTGGACCTCTCGCGGCTGCCCGGCACGGTGCCGCGCCTGATGATCACGGCCAGCGTGGAGGGCAGCACCTTCGGCCAGCTGGGCAGCGGCACCCTGCTGCTGCGCTCGGGCGGGCAGGAGCTGGCGCGCTTCCGGGTGGCCGGTCAGGACTTCGGCACCGAACGGGCCGTGATCCTGGGCGAGCTGTACTTCCGGGACGGCTGGCGCTTCTCGGCGGTGGGTCAGGGCTTCGCGGGCGGGCTGGACGCGCTGGTCAAAGCCTACGGCGGTGAGGTGAGCGCGCCGGCACCGCGCCCGCAGCCACCCACCCCGGCCCCACCGCCACCGCCGCCCAGCCGGGTGGACGTGTCGCGGCCCGCAGCCGCCACCGCCCCCACCTCCCGGGTCAGCCTCAGCAAAGTGACGCTGGAGAAACAGGGGCAGACGGCCAGCATCAGCCTGAGCAAGACCGGCGGGGTGCAGCCGGTGCGCGTGAACCTCAACTGGGAACGCAACACCGTGGCGCCGCGGCGTGGCCTGCTGGGGCTGCTGGGCGGCGGGTCCGCCGAGGCCGACCTGGACCTGGGTTGCATGTACCGCCTGAAAGACGGGCAGGCAGGCGTGGTGCAGGCGCTGGGCAACCGCTTCGGCGCGCAGCACGCCCCGCCCTACATCCATCTGGACAAGGACGACCGCAGCGGCAGCGCCCAGGACGGCGAGAACCTGGTGGTGCAGCGGCCGGACCTGATCGATCAGGTGCTGGTGTTCGCGTACATCTACGAGGGCACCAGCACCTTCAGCAGCGTGCAGGGGCGGCTGAACATTCAGGACGTCCAGGGCAACGAGATCTTCATGCGCCTCAACAACCCCGATCCGCGCCACACCTTCTGTGCCATCGCGCTGTTCCGGAACGTGGGCGGCCGCATCGAGGTGAGCAAGGAGGAGCGCTACTTCCAGGGCCACCCCGACTGCGACCGCCACTACGGCTTCGGCTTCCAGTGGACGGCCGGGCGCAAATCGTGA
- a CDS encoding VWA domain-containing protein, which produces MIQLNTGQKLKLTDLTPRLQLTVQVNVQHPDLDLSVFGLDDQRQLRDDRYFVFFNQPASPEGALRMSGSATARTFEVDLNALPASISRLMFTATSDSQPVAAMQGGEVTLLAGGQPLARYPLDRAALGQQRALMLLELYRHQGEWRVSAVGQGFDGGLKALLEYFGGEAEPETAPPPPVAAAAAPVSLVKQRQAVLLQKAEATPGMVNLIKTAAVSLEKRGLGEARYRVKLVLDISASMTDEYRSGAVDDLVRRALALAARLDDDGQVDVYLFGIRPQRAGQVSLENVQGFVPGLRFSFEGGTHYSPVMRMVREDSRTESSTYPALVLFITDGATSNRKAAEQEMRDASREPLFWKFMGIEQGRVDFEFLEKLDDLPGRVVDNADFFKVKSPIRLPDAELFELLVNELDSWDRDSRRAGLR; this is translated from the coding sequence ATGATTCAGCTCAATACTGGCCAGAAACTCAAGCTGACAGACCTCACCCCACGCCTTCAGCTCACGGTCCAGGTCAATGTGCAGCACCCGGACCTGGACCTCTCGGTGTTCGGGCTGGATGACCAGCGTCAGCTGCGCGACGACCGCTACTTCGTGTTCTTCAACCAGCCGGCCAGCCCGGAAGGCGCCCTGCGGATGAGCGGCTCAGCCACCGCGCGGACCTTCGAGGTGGACCTGAACGCCCTGCCGGCCAGCATCTCGCGGCTGATGTTCACCGCCACCAGCGACAGTCAGCCGGTGGCCGCGATGCAGGGCGGCGAGGTGACGCTGCTGGCCGGCGGGCAGCCGCTGGCCCGCTACCCGCTGGACCGCGCCGCGCTGGGGCAGCAGCGGGCCCTGATGCTGCTGGAACTGTACCGGCACCAGGGCGAGTGGCGCGTGTCGGCGGTGGGCCAGGGCTTTGACGGCGGCCTCAAGGCGCTGCTGGAGTACTTCGGCGGCGAGGCCGAGCCGGAGACGGCGCCTCCCCCACCCGTGGCCGCTGCGGCCGCCCCCGTGTCGCTGGTCAAGCAGCGGCAGGCGGTGCTGCTCCAGAAGGCCGAGGCCACCCCCGGCATGGTGAACCTGATCAAGACGGCGGCGGTCAGCCTGGAGAAGCGCGGGCTGGGCGAGGCACGCTACCGGGTGAAGCTGGTGCTGGACATCAGCGCCTCCATGACCGACGAATACCGCAGTGGCGCGGTGGACGATCTGGTGCGCCGCGCCCTGGCGCTGGCCGCCCGCCTGGACGACGACGGTCAGGTGGACGTGTACCTGTTCGGCATCCGGCCGCAGCGGGCCGGGCAGGTGTCGCTGGAGAACGTGCAGGGCTTCGTGCCGGGGCTGCGCTTCAGCTTCGAGGGCGGCACCCACTACTCGCCGGTGATGCGGATGGTCCGCGAGGACAGCCGGACCGAGTCGAGCACCTATCCGGCGCTGGTGCTGTTCATCACCGACGGCGCCACCAGCAACCGCAAGGCCGCCGAGCAGGAGATGCGCGACGCCTCCCGCGAGCCGCTGTTCTGGAAGTTCATGGGCATCGAGCAGGGGCGGGTGGACTTCGAATTCCTGGAGAAGCTCGACGATCTGCCGGGCCGGGTGGTGGACAACGCCGACTTCTTCAAGGTAAAGAGCCCCATCCGCCTGCCGGACGCCGAGCTGTTCGAGCTGCTGGTCAACGAGCTGGACAGCTGGGACCGCGACAGCCGCCGGGCCGGCCTGCGCTGA
- a CDS encoding TerD family protein, whose translation MALSLTKNQTISLEKTVGSRLESVTMGLGWDVAKPKGFLGRLMGGGQDSIDLDASVLLFDAQGQLQDQVWFRQLQSRDGSIQHSGDNRTGAGDGDDEQIRVNLSRLPATVQTLVFTVNSFTGQDFSRVENAYCRLINDRGGAEIARYNLSSGGAHTGQIMARLYRQGGDWQLQALGQVSSGRTFQDMMGDIRQHL comes from the coding sequence ATGGCACTCAGCCTCACCAAGAATCAGACCATCAGCCTGGAAAAGACCGTCGGCAGCCGCCTGGAGAGCGTGACTATGGGCCTGGGCTGGGACGTGGCCAAACCCAAGGGCTTTCTGGGCCGGCTGATGGGCGGCGGTCAGGACAGCATTGACCTGGACGCCAGCGTGCTGCTGTTTGACGCCCAGGGCCAGCTGCAGGACCAGGTGTGGTTCCGGCAGCTGCAGAGCCGGGACGGCAGCATCCAGCACAGCGGCGACAACCGCACCGGGGCCGGCGACGGCGACGACGAGCAGATCCGGGTGAACCTCTCACGGCTGCCCGCCACCGTTCAGACGCTGGTCTTCACGGTCAACAGCTTCACCGGCCAGGACTTCAGCCGGGTGGAGAACGCCTACTGCCGGCTGATCAACGACAGGGGCGGCGCCGAGATCGCCCGTTACAACCTGTCGAGCGGCGGAGCGCATACCGGGCAGATCATGGCCCGGCTGTACCGGCAGGGCGGCGACTGGCAGCTGCAGGCGCTGGGGCAGGTCAGCAGCGGCCGCACCTTTCAGGACATGATGGGCGACATCCGTCAGCACCTCTGA
- a CDS encoding TerD family protein, protein MALTLQKGGNLSLSKQDPNLKRLVVGLGWDARSTDGQDFDLDASAFLLNSAGRTRSDADFIFYNQLKSLDGSVEHTGDNRTGAGDGDDEQIKVDLSRVPADVDKVAITVTIHDADQRRQNFGQVHNAFVRVVNEDTGAEVVRFDLGEDFSTETAVIFAEVYRNAGEWKFRAVGQGYAGGLKALCNSYGVMI, encoded by the coding sequence ATGGCACTGACCCTACAAAAAGGCGGCAATCTCTCGCTCAGCAAGCAGGACCCCAACCTCAAGCGGCTGGTGGTGGGTCTGGGCTGGGACGCCCGCAGCACCGACGGCCAGGACTTCGATCTGGACGCCAGCGCCTTTCTGCTGAACAGTGCAGGCCGCACCCGCAGCGACGCCGACTTCATCTTCTACAACCAGCTCAAGAGCCTGGACGGCAGCGTGGAGCACACCGGCGACAACCGCACCGGGGCCGGCGACGGCGACGACGAGCAGATCAAGGTCGACCTGAGCCGCGTGCCGGCCGACGTGGACAAGGTGGCCATCACCGTGACCATCCACGACGCCGACCAGCGCCGCCAGAACTTCGGGCAGGTGCACAACGCCTTCGTGCGGGTGGTCAACGAGGACACCGGCGCCGAGGTGGTGCGCTTCGATCTGGGTGAGGACTTCAGCACCGAGACGGCCGTGATCTTCGCCGAGGTGTACCGCAACGCCGGCGAGTGGAAGTTCCGCGCGGTGGGCCAGGGCTACGCCGGCGGCCTCAAGGCGCTGTGCAACAGTTACGGCGTGATGATCTGA